The proteins below come from a single Cervus elaphus chromosome 4, mCerEla1.1, whole genome shotgun sequence genomic window:
- the HSD11B2 gene encoding corticosteroid 11-beta-dehydrogenase isozyme 2 isoform X2 has product MALQSLGHAEGCDSGFGNATAKKLDAMGFTVLATVLDLNSPGALELRTCCSSRLKLLQMDLTKPADISRVLEFTKVHTASTGLWGLVNNAGQNIFVADAELCPVATFRTCMEVNFFGALEMTKGLLPLLRRSSGRIVTVSSPAGDMPFPCLAAYGTSKAALTLLMGNFSCELLPWGVKVSIIQPACFKTESVKDVHRWEERKQQLLATLPRELLQAYGEDYIEHLNRQFLHSLSQALPDLSPVVDAITDALLAAQPRRRYYPGHGLGLIYFIHYYLPEGLRQRFLQSFFISPSVPRALQAGQPDLTSARDIAQDQGPRPDPSPTAQ; this is encoded by the exons ATGGCCCTCCAGAGCCTGGGGCATGCTGAAG GCTGTGACTCTGGTTTTGGCAACGCGACGGCCAAGAAGCTTGACGCCATGGGCTTCACAGTGTTGGCCACCGTGTTGGATCTGAATAGCCCTGGCGCCCTAGAGCTACGTACCTGCTGTTCTTCTCGTCTGAAGCTGCTGCAGATGGACCTGACCAAGCCAGCAGACATTAGCCGTGTGCTGGAGTTCACCAAGGTCCACACCGCCAGCACTG GTCTGTGGGGCCTGGTCAACAACGCAGGCCAGAACATCTTTGTGGCGGATGCAGAGCTGTGTCCAGTGGCCACGTTCCGCACCTGCATGGAGGTGAACTTCTTTGGTGCACTAGAGATGACCAAAGGCCTCTTGCCACTGCTGCGTCGTTCGAGTGGTCGCATTGTGACCGTGAGCAGCCCAGCAG GAGACATGCCGTTTCCATGCTTGGCTGCCTATGGGACCTCCAAAGCGGCCTTGACGTTGCTTATGGGCAACTTTAGCTGTGAACTTCTGCCCTGGGGTGTCAAGGTCAGCATCATCCAGCCTGCCTGCTTCAAGACAG AGTCAGTGAAGGACGTGCACCGGTGGGAAGAGCGCAAGCAGCAGCTGCTGGCCACCCTGCCACGAGAGCTGCTGCAGGCCTATGGTGAGGACTACATCGAGCACTTGAATAGGCAGTTCCTGCACTCTCTGAGCCAGGCTCTGCCAGACCTCAGCCCGGTGGTAGATGCCATCACCGATGCACTGCTGGCGGCCCAGCCACGCCGCCGCTATTACCCAGGTCATGGCCTGGGGCTCATATACTTCATCCACTACTACCTGCCTGAGGGCCTGCGGCAGCGTTTCCTACAGTCCTTCTTCATCAGTCCCTCTGTGCCGAGAGCACTACAGGCTGGCCAGCCAGACCTGACGTCTGCCCGGGACATAGCCCAGGACCAAGGCCCTAGACCAGACCCCTCTCCCACTGCCCAGTGA
- the HSD11B2 gene encoding corticosteroid 11-beta-dehydrogenase isozyme 2 isoform X1, with amino-acid sequence MESWPWPSGGAWLLVAARALLQLLRSDLRLGCPLLAALVLLAALDWLCQRLLPPLAALVVLAATGWIVLSRLARPQRLPVATRAVLITGCDSGFGNATAKKLDAMGFTVLATVLDLNSPGALELRTCCSSRLKLLQMDLTKPADISRVLEFTKVHTASTGLWGLVNNAGQNIFVADAELCPVATFRTCMEVNFFGALEMTKGLLPLLRRSSGRIVTVSSPAGDMPFPCLAAYGTSKAALTLLMGNFSCELLPWGVKVSIIQPACFKTESVKDVHRWEERKQQLLATLPRELLQAYGEDYIEHLNRQFLHSLSQALPDLSPVVDAITDALLAAQPRRRYYPGHGLGLIYFIHYYLPEGLRQRFLQSFFISPSVPRALQAGQPDLTSARDIAQDQGPRPDPSPTAQ; translated from the exons ATGGAAAGCTGGCCCTGGCCGTCGGGCGGCGCCTGGCTGCTCGTGGCGGCCCGTgcgctgctgcagctgctgcgcTCAGACCTGCGTCTGGGCTGCCCGCTGCTGGCGGCGCTGGTGCTGCTGGCCGCGCTCGACTGGCTGTGCCAGCGCCTGCTACCCCCGCTGGCCGCACTTGTCGTGTTGGCCGCCACCGGCTGGATCGTGTTGTCCCGCCTGGCGCGCCCGCAGCGCCTGCCCGTGGCGACTCGCGCGGTGCTCATCACCG GCTGTGACTCTGGTTTTGGCAACGCGACGGCCAAGAAGCTTGACGCCATGGGCTTCACAGTGTTGGCCACCGTGTTGGATCTGAATAGCCCTGGCGCCCTAGAGCTACGTACCTGCTGTTCTTCTCGTCTGAAGCTGCTGCAGATGGACCTGACCAAGCCAGCAGACATTAGCCGTGTGCTGGAGTTCACCAAGGTCCACACCGCCAGCACTG GTCTGTGGGGCCTGGTCAACAACGCAGGCCAGAACATCTTTGTGGCGGATGCAGAGCTGTGTCCAGTGGCCACGTTCCGCACCTGCATGGAGGTGAACTTCTTTGGTGCACTAGAGATGACCAAAGGCCTCTTGCCACTGCTGCGTCGTTCGAGTGGTCGCATTGTGACCGTGAGCAGCCCAGCAG GAGACATGCCGTTTCCATGCTTGGCTGCCTATGGGACCTCCAAAGCGGCCTTGACGTTGCTTATGGGCAACTTTAGCTGTGAACTTCTGCCCTGGGGTGTCAAGGTCAGCATCATCCAGCCTGCCTGCTTCAAGACAG AGTCAGTGAAGGACGTGCACCGGTGGGAAGAGCGCAAGCAGCAGCTGCTGGCCACCCTGCCACGAGAGCTGCTGCAGGCCTATGGTGAGGACTACATCGAGCACTTGAATAGGCAGTTCCTGCACTCTCTGAGCCAGGCTCTGCCAGACCTCAGCCCGGTGGTAGATGCCATCACCGATGCACTGCTGGCGGCCCAGCCACGCCGCCGCTATTACCCAGGTCATGGCCTGGGGCTCATATACTTCATCCACTACTACCTGCCTGAGGGCCTGCGGCAGCGTTTCCTACAGTCCTTCTTCATCAGTCCCTCTGTGCCGAGAGCACTACAGGCTGGCCAGCCAGACCTGACGTCTGCCCGGGACATAGCCCAGGACCAAGGCCCTAGACCAGACCCCTCTCCCACTGCCCAGTGA